The following coding sequences are from one Cryptosporangium minutisporangium window:
- a CDS encoding DUF6375 family protein yields the protein MDLLLIGTFITVADAEAAIERMEELKTLADLAWSDSDWRNQNERMPRTLTDELARLGLYDMGRADVDNYAFDHSVERSGATVRIRTEESEIQGFVKLVLHLGGRVEVLSGHHWNDDGTPKTATGG from the coding sequence ATGGACCTCCTACTGATCGGCACATTCATCACGGTCGCCGACGCGGAGGCGGCCATCGAACGCATGGAGGAATTGAAGACTCTTGCAGACCTCGCGTGGTCGGACAGCGACTGGCGGAATCAGAACGAACGGATGCCGCGAACCCTCACGGATGAGCTGGCGCGCCTGGGGCTATACGACATGGGCCGGGCTGATGTTGATAATTATGCGTTCGATCACTCGGTCGAACGCAGCGGTGCGACCGTGCGCATCCGGACTGAGGAGTCTGAGATCCAGGGCTTCGTGAAGCTGGTACTTCACCTTGGAGGGCGGGTCGAGGTGCTGTCCGGCCATCACTGGAACGACGACGGAACGCCGAAGACGGCGACCGGCGGTTGA
- a CDS encoding radical SAM protein — MSGVNVLLDEVDVPSGQLSRAPRYLSIALTNACELRCGYCYAPKYAAALELSRVASWAVELDGAGCLGMGFGGGEPTLYRGFVELCGRVAESTSMAVTFTTHGHRVSPGLTEELRGSVHFVRLSVDGVGATYERLRGRSFAAVTSAASLLRSISPLGINAVVNKDTIGELDDLVAFAADAGASELLLLPEQPTAATSGISNSDAERLGQWIRTTNVPMQLAISRTGLDASVPGVEIIPGEHPSDAYLHVDAGGVLRANSYAQTGTPIADSILDAVQVLREAA; from the coding sequence GTGTCGGGCGTCAACGTCCTCCTCGATGAGGTCGACGTGCCGTCCGGACAGTTGTCCCGGGCTCCCCGGTACCTCTCGATTGCGCTGACGAATGCCTGCGAGCTGCGCTGTGGCTACTGCTATGCACCGAAGTACGCTGCGGCGCTCGAGTTGAGCCGGGTTGCGTCCTGGGCAGTGGAACTCGACGGCGCTGGGTGCCTAGGGATGGGGTTCGGTGGTGGGGAGCCCACTCTGTACCGGGGCTTCGTCGAGCTCTGCGGGCGGGTGGCCGAGTCGACGTCGATGGCGGTCACGTTCACGACGCACGGACATCGGGTCAGCCCAGGTCTAACCGAGGAGCTGCGCGGTTCCGTGCATTTTGTGAGGCTGTCGGTCGACGGCGTCGGCGCCACGTATGAGCGGCTGCGTGGCCGGTCGTTCGCGGCTGTGACCTCGGCGGCGTCCTTGTTGCGTTCGATCTCTCCGCTCGGTATCAACGCGGTCGTGAACAAGGACACGATCGGTGAGCTCGATGACCTTGTCGCATTCGCCGCGGACGCGGGGGCTTCGGAGCTGTTGCTCTTGCCGGAACAGCCGACGGCGGCCACGTCCGGAATTTCGAACTCTGACGCGGAACGCCTCGGCCAGTGGATACGAACAACCAATGTTCCGATGCAGCTCGCGATCTCACGTACCGGGCTGGACGCGTCCGTGCCGGGCGTCGAGATCATCCCCGGTGAACATCCCTCAGACGCATACCTACACGTCGACGCCGGTGGTGTCCTCCGCGCCAACTCCTACGCGCAGACGGGAACGCCGATCGCGGATTCGATCCTCGATGCCGTGCAGGTTTTGCGGGAGGCGGCATGA